From Streptomyces sp. TLI_053, a single genomic window includes:
- a CDS encoding ABC transporter permease subunit, whose protein sequence is MIWLTWRQFRVQALVGLTALVLLAVYLVVLGTQIHGSYDDTLARCAGGGGCTGQLASVADEYGGQVDLLSYLLLAVPGLIGVFWGAPLVARELEAGTHRLVWNQSVTRGRWLAVKIGFVGLLSVAVAGVYSVALTWAAGPVNTILNNRFEPALFGSRNLVPLGYAAFAFALGMTFGLFIRHTVPAMGATLVVFAVLQVVMPSVVRPHYQTPVKTTVPLTAPLISGLTKIGTYGEIGGLRVPGGPWVVETTEILDASGKAVGHSDWYQDCTNNKSLTEMPECLAKGNIHVDISEQPADRYWTFQLLETLIFTVLAAGLSALSFWRIRGRLN, encoded by the coding sequence ATGATCTGGCTGACCTGGCGTCAGTTCCGTGTCCAGGCGCTGGTGGGCCTGACCGCGCTGGTCCTGCTCGCGGTCTATCTGGTGGTGCTCGGCACCCAGATCCACGGCTCCTACGACGACACCCTCGCGCGCTGCGCGGGCGGTGGCGGCTGTACCGGGCAGCTCGCCTCCGTCGCCGACGAGTACGGCGGCCAGGTGGACCTGCTGAGCTACCTGCTGCTGGCCGTGCCCGGGCTGATCGGCGTGTTCTGGGGCGCCCCGCTGGTCGCCCGCGAGCTGGAGGCCGGCACCCACCGGCTGGTGTGGAACCAGAGTGTGACCCGCGGCCGGTGGCTGGCCGTCAAGATCGGCTTCGTCGGCCTGCTGAGCGTGGCGGTGGCCGGCGTCTACAGCGTGGCGCTGACCTGGGCCGCGGGCCCGGTGAACACCATCCTGAACAACCGCTTCGAGCCGGCGCTCTTCGGCTCGCGCAACCTCGTCCCGCTCGGCTACGCGGCCTTCGCCTTCGCGCTCGGGATGACCTTCGGCCTGTTCATCCGGCACACCGTGCCCGCGATGGGCGCCACCCTGGTGGTCTTCGCGGTGCTCCAGGTCGTCATGCCGTCCGTGGTCCGCCCGCACTACCAGACCCCGGTCAAGACCACGGTGCCGCTCACCGCCCCGCTGATCAGCGGCCTCACGAAGATCGGGACCTACGGGGAGATCGGCGGCCTGCGGGTGCCCGGCGGGCCGTGGGTGGTGGAGACCACCGAGATCCTGGACGCCTCCGGCAAGGCGGTCGGCCACTCCGACTGGTACCAGGACTGCACCAACAACAAGTCGCTCACCGAGATGCCGGAGTGCCTGGCCAAGGGCAACATCCACGTGGACATCTCCGAGCAGCCCGCCGACCGGTACTGGACCTTCCAGCTGCTGGAGACCCTGATCTTCACGGTCCTCGCGGCCGGGCTGTCCGCCCTCTCCTTCTGGCGGATCCGCGGCCGCCTCAACTGA
- a CDS encoding ABC transporter ATP-binding protein, producing MTPVLEAVKLGKRYGRHQALVDCDLNIPQGRVIGLVGPNGAGKSTLLNMSCGLIKPTEGTIRVLGAEPAANPAHLAKVGFVAQDTPVYGDLSVADHLRLGARLNPTWDGALAQRRIAQIGLDPKQRAGRLSGGQRAQLALTVAAAKRPELLIFDEPAAALDPLARSGFLDNLMEFIVDLGASAILSSHALPDVERVCDYLVVLADHRIQLAGDVSDLLSRHYRITGARSDFERFPVGVEPIRVEHTLRESTAIVHAEGGLLSVGPWRVDSVDLEELVLAYMTRANEGTARIVPMSTEAHR from the coding sequence ATGACACCGGTACTCGAAGCCGTGAAACTCGGCAAGCGATACGGCCGCCACCAGGCGCTGGTCGACTGCGACCTGAACATCCCGCAGGGGCGGGTGATCGGCTTGGTCGGCCCCAACGGCGCCGGCAAGTCGACGCTGCTGAACATGTCCTGCGGACTGATCAAGCCCACCGAGGGCACCATCCGCGTGCTGGGCGCCGAGCCCGCCGCCAACCCGGCCCACCTGGCCAAGGTCGGCTTCGTCGCCCAGGACACGCCGGTGTACGGCGACCTGTCCGTGGCGGACCACCTGCGCCTGGGCGCCCGGCTGAACCCGACCTGGGACGGCGCGCTGGCGCAGCGGCGGATCGCCCAGATCGGCCTGGACCCCAAGCAGAGGGCGGGCCGGCTCTCCGGCGGCCAGCGGGCCCAGCTGGCGCTCACCGTCGCGGCGGCCAAGCGGCCCGAGCTGCTGATCTTCGACGAGCCGGCGGCCGCGCTCGACCCGCTGGCGCGCTCAGGCTTCCTGGACAACCTGATGGAGTTCATCGTCGACCTCGGCGCGAGTGCGATCCTCTCCTCGCACGCGCTGCCCGACGTCGAGCGGGTCTGCGACTACCTGGTGGTCCTGGCCGACCACCGGATCCAGCTGGCCGGCGACGTGTCGGACCTGCTGTCGCGGCACTACCGGATCACCGGCGCCCGCTCCGACTTCGAGCGCTTCCCCGTCGGGGTGGAGCCGATCCGGGTCGAGCACACGCTGCGCGAGAGCACCGCGATCGTCCACGCCGAGGGCGGCCTGCTGTCGGTCGGCCCGTGGCGCGTGGACTCCGTCGACCTCGAGGAACTCGTCCTCGCCTACATGACCCGTGCGAACGAGGGCACCGCCCGTATCGTTCCGATGTCGACGGAGGCTCACCGATGA
- a CDS encoding histidine kinase produces MITALRSAAGPRAAVNTALGTVFAAVLSVMAAQYASQGRPWAFDTGVGLLVCVIALAREWNRAWAAVAGLVVAGGAAVIAGLADLPGEPGPGAVLALLVLGGSAIRALPRRKAGAIAAGGLVLMVSGWLTRDGPSTAFRVGTEVWVLALGVGLLLRFLDYRRRTAAEAVRHDERLILARELHDVVAHHITGIVVQAQAARIVGRSRPETLDGTLAGIEGAGAEALAAMRRVVGLLRDSDDVVTTSPTPHGLDHLPELVQRFEGHGPDIELRLPEAPLPWPPEVDTTVYRIVQESLTNIARHASQARSAVVDIAQGREGVTISITNDVPAGHGRARHLQKGGFGLIGMRERVEALGGTLTVGPEAGAGWSVLATVPVLVKESR; encoded by the coding sequence GTGATTACCGCTCTTCGATCGGCCGCCGGGCCGAGGGCCGCGGTCAACACGGCGCTGGGCACCGTGTTCGCCGCCGTCCTGTCCGTCATGGCCGCGCAGTACGCGTCCCAGGGCCGGCCCTGGGCCTTCGACACCGGCGTCGGCCTGCTGGTCTGCGTGATCGCCCTGGCCCGCGAGTGGAACCGCGCGTGGGCGGCCGTCGCCGGACTGGTGGTCGCGGGCGGAGCCGCCGTGATCGCCGGACTGGCCGACCTGCCCGGCGAGCCCGGCCCCGGCGCGGTCCTGGCGCTGCTGGTCCTCGGCGGCTCGGCCATCCGGGCACTGCCCCGCCGGAAGGCCGGTGCGATCGCCGCGGGCGGCCTGGTGCTGATGGTCTCCGGCTGGCTGACCCGGGACGGCCCGAGCACCGCCTTCCGGGTGGGCACCGAGGTCTGGGTGCTGGCCCTCGGGGTCGGCCTGCTGCTGCGCTTCCTGGACTACCGCCGCCGCACCGCCGCCGAGGCCGTACGGCACGACGAGCGGCTGATCCTGGCCCGGGAGCTGCACGACGTGGTCGCCCACCACATCACCGGGATCGTGGTGCAGGCCCAGGCCGCCCGGATCGTCGGCCGCTCGCGGCCCGAGACGCTGGACGGGACCCTCGCGGGCATCGAGGGGGCGGGCGCCGAGGCGCTGGCCGCGATGCGCCGGGTGGTCGGGCTGCTGCGCGACTCCGACGACGTGGTCACCACCTCCCCCACCCCGCACGGCCTGGACCACCTGCCCGAACTCGTCCAGCGCTTCGAGGGCCACGGGCCGGACATCGAACTGCGGCTGCCCGAAGCGCCGCTGCCCTGGCCCCCCGAGGTGGACACCACCGTCTACCGGATCGTCCAGGAGTCCCTGACCAACATCGCCCGGCACGCCTCGCAGGCGCGCTCCGCGGTCGTCGACATCGCCCAGGGCCGGGAGGGCGTCACCATCTCCATCACCAACGACGTGCCGGCCGGCCACGGCCGGGCCCGGCACCTCCAGAAGGGCGGCTTCGGCCTGATCGGCATGCGCGAACGCGTCGAGGCGCTCGGCGGCACGCTGACCGTCGGCCCGGAGGCCGGCGCCGGCTGGTCGGTGCTGGCCACCGTGCCGGTCCTGGTGAAGGAGTCGCGTTGA
- a CDS encoding response regulator transcription factor — MTINVLLADDQAMIRGGLKLILEDQDDITVVGEAADGAEAVDLARRLRPDVCLVDIRMPKLDGIEVTRALSGAHVADPLRVVIVTTFDLDEYVHGALHAGAVGFVLKDAGPALLVEAVRAASAGDALISPSITLRLLRNLAPTRHSRVTGPAQPLSLREIEVIRAIARGRTNQEIATALFISLSTVKSHLATIQNKLRVRNRVEIAAWAWESRLMDDAGPAL; from the coding sequence TTGACCATCAACGTCCTGCTCGCCGACGACCAGGCGATGATCCGCGGCGGCCTGAAGCTCATCCTGGAGGACCAGGACGACATCACCGTGGTCGGCGAGGCCGCGGACGGCGCCGAGGCGGTCGACCTGGCGCGGCGGCTGCGCCCCGACGTCTGCCTGGTGGACATCCGGATGCCCAAGCTGGACGGCATCGAGGTCACCCGGGCGCTGTCCGGCGCCCATGTCGCCGACCCGCTGCGGGTGGTCATCGTCACCACCTTCGACCTCGACGAGTACGTGCACGGCGCCCTGCACGCCGGGGCGGTCGGCTTCGTGCTGAAGGACGCCGGACCGGCCCTGCTGGTCGAGGCGGTCCGGGCCGCCAGCGCCGGCGACGCGCTGATCTCCCCGTCGATCACCCTGCGGCTGCTGCGCAATCTGGCGCCGACCCGGCACAGCAGGGTGACCGGGCCGGCGCAGCCGCTCTCGCTGCGGGAGATCGAGGTCATCCGGGCCATCGCCAGGGGGCGCACCAACCAGGAGATCGCCACCGCGCTGTTCATCTCGCTGAGCACGGTCAAGAGCCATCTGGCGACCATCCAGAACAAGCTCCGGGTGCGCAACCGGGTGGAGATCGCGGCCTGGGCCTGGGAGAGCCGGCTGATGGACGACGCCGGGCCCGCGCTCTGA
- a CDS encoding amino acid adenylation domain-containing protein, with the protein MIGRQNDGYAPARPDGEAGAHMSGVLMAHGLRYRVAAGQAGRGAGGCHSLTVRLAGDVTAESVHARARTVAGSHEALAGLRVWREPGAARSDDPAALERLRTEAQRPLHGARTVRAVLIEHADGVADLVLVARRSALGGAGLRQLAAVLTGGRPAADGLPGVADRPAPATVATLPQPGPDTAPEWGLGDPEARGVYGEAAVEPLPAAVTDELLLAATAVTVGRHGDTVEPELAVWSTADSGSDHWVHRVDCRPERTVREHLAQYPQPTDGAPAGRVNPWIGVVLDEDRPGEHYRPFLAPPLPALVVWRRAADGTVRGTLHYRERDLAPAVARDLAAHLTRVAQQLAASPDLALGDVELIGAAERERLLRAGATPAAGDPAPDAGRTVHELFARVAARQPEAVALVDEDGELGYAELDRRADRVAAGLRTLGAAPGDTVVVALERTAELVVVLLGVLKAGCAYVPVDIRYPAERLRYTMEDAGAKLAVALPGALPEAGGVRQVSPEELSGLADAPGVDGAAGAAGAEGAGPAYVIYTSGSTGRPKGVVVPHRNVAALVEAATAGFGLGGEDTWTFFHSCAFDFSVWEIWGCLLTGGRLVVVPYWASRDTEVFYELVERRQVTVLSQTPSAFAQFIEADARREGRLALRLVVFGGEPLDTGMLAAWFTRHSHTSCRLTNMFGITETTVHVTEQTLTPAEVVAGSRSVGRALPGWSLSVRDPRGRVLPAGVAGEIFVGGAGVAQGYLNRPELTAERFVTDPDGARVYRSGDLGRLRPDGRLDHLGRIDSQVKLRGHRIELDEIRGVLLGHPAVAAAAVALRHATEGDRDTARLDAYFVARGGRLDGRELRAHAAGMLPDYMLPATFTRIDAIPLTANGKADLAVLAGMAEEPSGPAPADPSGPSGPSDVAEPGDGRAGDPTAAAVLALWERLLNTEVGLRDNFFELGGNSLLVVRLLRELREQGLPQVSMQDFYRNSVAAQFVEVVRNAAG; encoded by the coding sequence GTGATCGGCAGGCAGAACGACGGCTACGCGCCGGCCCGCCCCGACGGCGAGGCCGGCGCCCACATGTCAGGAGTCCTCATGGCACACGGCCTGCGCTACCGCGTGGCCGCAGGGCAGGCCGGCCGGGGGGCCGGCGGCTGCCACAGTCTCACCGTCCGGCTCGCCGGCGACGTCACCGCCGAGTCGGTGCACGCCCGGGCACGGACGGTGGCCGGTTCGCACGAGGCCCTCGCCGGGCTGCGGGTCTGGCGCGAACCCGGCGCGGCCCGGTCCGACGACCCCGCCGCGCTCGAACGGCTGCGCACCGAGGCGCAGCGCCCGCTGCACGGCGCCCGGACGGTGCGCGCCGTCCTGATCGAGCACGCGGACGGGGTGGCCGACCTGGTCCTGGTCGCCCGCCGCTCGGCCCTGGGTGGAGCCGGACTGCGGCAGCTCGCGGCCGTCCTCACCGGTGGGCGGCCCGCCGCCGACGGCCTGCCCGGCGTGGCGGACCGGCCCGCGCCCGCGACCGTCGCCACCCTGCCGCAACCCGGCCCGGACACCGCGCCCGAGTGGGGCCTCGGCGACCCGGAGGCGCGCGGAGTGTACGGCGAGGCCGCCGTCGAGCCGCTCCCGGCCGCCGTCACCGACGAACTGCTGCTGGCGGCCACCGCTGTCACCGTGGGCCGCCACGGCGACACCGTGGAACCGGAGCTGGCGGTGTGGTCGACCGCCGATTCCGGCTCCGACCACTGGGTGCACCGGGTGGACTGCCGCCCGGAGCGGACCGTCCGCGAGCACCTCGCCCAGTACCCGCAGCCAACGGACGGCGCGCCGGCCGGCCGGGTGAACCCGTGGATCGGCGTCGTCCTCGACGAGGACCGGCCCGGGGAGCACTACCGCCCCTTCCTGGCGCCGCCGCTGCCCGCCCTGGTGGTCTGGCGGCGCGCCGCCGACGGGACCGTGCGCGGCACCCTCCACTACCGCGAGCGCGACCTGGCGCCCGCCGTCGCCCGCGACCTGGCCGCCCATCTGACCCGGGTGGCTCAGCAGTTGGCCGCCTCGCCGGACCTCGCGCTGGGTGACGTCGAGCTGATCGGGGCGGCCGAGCGCGAGCGCCTGCTGCGGGCCGGTGCCACGCCCGCCGCCGGGGACCCGGCGCCGGACGCCGGGCGCACCGTGCACGAGCTGTTCGCCCGGGTCGCCGCCCGGCAGCCGGAGGCGGTGGCCCTGGTCGACGAGGACGGCGAACTGGGCTACGCGGAGCTGGACCGGCGGGCCGACCGGGTGGCCGCGGGCCTGCGGACGCTCGGCGCCGCACCCGGGGACACCGTGGTGGTCGCCCTGGAGCGCACCGCCGAACTGGTCGTGGTGCTGCTCGGCGTGCTCAAGGCCGGCTGCGCCTACGTGCCGGTGGACATCCGCTACCCGGCCGAGCGGCTGCGCTACACCATGGAGGACGCGGGCGCGAAGCTCGCCGTCGCCCTGCCGGGCGCGCTCCCGGAGGCGGGCGGCGTCCGGCAGGTCTCGCCGGAGGAGCTGTCCGGCCTCGCCGACGCCCCGGGCGTGGACGGCGCGGCAGGAGCGGCAGGAGCGGAGGGCGCGGGCCCGGCCTACGTCATCTACACCTCGGGCTCCACCGGCCGGCCCAAGGGCGTCGTGGTCCCGCACCGCAATGTGGCCGCCCTGGTGGAGGCCGCCACGGCGGGGTTCGGCCTGGGCGGCGAGGACACCTGGACCTTCTTCCACTCCTGCGCCTTCGACTTCTCGGTGTGGGAGATCTGGGGCTGCCTGCTCACCGGCGGCCGACTGGTCGTGGTGCCGTACTGGGCTTCGCGGGACACCGAGGTCTTCTACGAGCTGGTCGAGCGGCGGCAGGTCACCGTACTGAGCCAGACGCCGTCCGCGTTCGCCCAGTTCATCGAGGCAGACGCCCGGCGCGAGGGCCGGTTGGCGCTGCGACTGGTGGTCTTCGGCGGCGAGCCGCTGGACACCGGCATGCTTGCCGCCTGGTTCACCCGCCACTCGCACACCTCCTGCCGGCTGACCAACATGTTCGGGATCACCGAGACCACGGTGCACGTGACCGAGCAGACGCTGACCCCGGCCGAGGTGGTGGCCGGCAGCCGCAGTGTCGGCCGGGCGCTGCCGGGCTGGTCGCTGTCGGTGCGCGACCCCCGGGGCCGGGTGCTGCCGGCCGGGGTCGCCGGGGAGATCTTCGTCGGCGGCGCCGGCGTCGCCCAGGGCTATCTGAACCGCCCCGAGCTGACCGCCGAACGCTTCGTCACCGACCCGGACGGCGCCCGGGTGTACCGCTCCGGCGACCTCGGCCGGCTGCGGCCGGACGGCCGGCTGGACCACCTGGGCCGGATCGACAGCCAGGTGAAGCTCCGCGGCCACCGGATCGAGCTGGACGAGATCCGCGGCGTGCTGCTCGGCCACCCGGCGGTCGCCGCAGCGGCCGTGGCGCTGCGCCACGCCACCGAGGGCGACCGGGACACCGCCCGCCTGGACGCGTACTTCGTGGCGCGCGGCGGCCGGCTGGACGGCCGGGAGCTGCGCGCGCACGCCGCCGGCATGCTGCCCGACTACATGCTGCCGGCCACCTTCACCCGGATCGACGCCATCCCGCTGACCGCCAACGGCAAGGCCGACCTGGCCGTGCTGGCGGGGATGGCCGAGGAGCCGTCCGGGCCCGCACCGGCCGACCCGTCCGGCCCGTCCGGCCCGTCCGATGTGGCGGAGCCGGGGGACGGCCGGGCCGGCGATCCGACCGCGGCCGCCGTGCTGGCGCTCTGGGAGCGGCTGCTCAACACCGAGGTGGGGCTGCGGGACAACTTCTTCGAACTCGGCGGCAACTCGCTGCTGGTGGTCCGGCTGCTGCGCGAGCTGCGCGAGCAGGGCCTGCCCCAGGTGTCCATGCAGGACTTCTACCGCAACTCCGTCGCGGCCCAGTTCGTCGAGGTGGTCCGCAACGCGGCGGGCTGA
- a CDS encoding SDR family oxidoreductase, whose product MRLQGMTAVVTGAARGLGRACAVRFAEEGADLVLVDIGGQLPGVPYPLGTENQLGHTADLCRERGAAVLTESADVRDLDACAAVAEQALERFGAVQVLVNGAGIAAPSGKATHEISGDEWQLMIDTDLTGAWHMIKAFAPAMVARREGSIVNVSSTAGLVGYRNFAGYVAAKHGLIGLTKAAALDYAPYRVRVNALCPGSVRDDPLVEGRMLAEIARSLEVAVEEHEEVFTRAQPMNRLIEPQDIAGAALWLAGRDSFQVTGTTLTVDGGFVAK is encoded by the coding sequence ATGCGGCTCCAGGGGATGACCGCGGTCGTCACCGGGGCCGCCCGGGGACTGGGCCGCGCCTGCGCCGTCCGCTTCGCCGAGGAGGGCGCGGACCTGGTGCTGGTCGACATCGGCGGGCAACTCCCCGGAGTGCCCTACCCGTTGGGAACCGAGAACCAGCTCGGCCACACCGCGGACCTCTGCCGCGAGCGCGGCGCCGCCGTCCTCACCGAGAGCGCCGACGTGCGCGACCTCGACGCCTGCGCGGCGGTGGCCGAGCAGGCGCTGGAGCGCTTCGGCGCGGTCCAGGTGCTGGTCAACGGCGCGGGCATCGCCGCGCCGTCGGGCAAGGCGACCCATGAGATCAGCGGCGACGAGTGGCAGCTGATGATCGACACCGACCTCACCGGCGCCTGGCACATGATCAAGGCGTTCGCGCCCGCGATGGTCGCCCGGCGCGAGGGCAGCATCGTCAACGTCTCCTCCACCGCGGGCCTGGTCGGCTACCGGAACTTCGCCGGCTACGTCGCCGCCAAGCACGGGCTGATCGGCCTCACCAAGGCGGCGGCGCTGGACTACGCGCCCTACCGGGTGCGGGTGAACGCGCTGTGCCCCGGCTCCGTCCGGGACGACCCGCTGGTCGAGGGCCGGATGCTGGCCGAGATCGCCCGCTCCCTGGAGGTGGCGGTCGAGGAGCACGAGGAGGTCTTCACCCGCGCCCAGCCGATGAACCGGCTGATCGAGCCGCAGGACATCGCCGGCGCCGCCCTCTGGCTGGCCGGGCGGGACTCGTTCCAGGTCACCGGCACCACGCTGACCGTGGACGGCGGCTTCGTCGCGAAGTGA
- a CDS encoding alpha/beta fold hydrolase — translation MNRALVCLPFAGGGAGFYRAWKDLPDGCPSIVAVQLPGREELFAEPMYKDAVTAAEELAPKIAEQVRGFDSYALFGHSLGAVLAFEVAGQLARLDGRGPEHVFVSGSPGPWSGRSERATGLGDDEFVAKVEQFAGYRHDALNEPELRELLLPLLRADVEMHENYRPQGRTPIAAPVTSLRGDADALVSAEQAREWAGATTGGFSYRELPGQHMYLVDAADALLAAVTATTAGRDGR, via the coding sequence ATGAACCGGGCACTGGTATGCCTTCCTTTCGCGGGCGGCGGCGCGGGCTTCTACCGAGCCTGGAAGGACCTTCCGGACGGCTGCCCGAGTATCGTCGCGGTCCAGCTGCCGGGCCGTGAGGAACTGTTCGCCGAGCCGATGTACAAGGACGCGGTCACCGCGGCCGAGGAGCTCGCCCCGAAGATCGCCGAGCAGGTGCGCGGCTTCGACTCCTACGCGCTGTTCGGGCACAGCCTGGGCGCCGTGCTCGCCTTCGAGGTGGCCGGGCAGCTGGCCCGGCTGGACGGCAGGGGGCCCGAGCACGTCTTCGTGAGCGGCTCGCCCGGCCCGTGGAGCGGCCGTTCCGAGCGGGCCACCGGCCTCGGCGACGACGAGTTCGTGGCCAAGGTCGAGCAGTTCGCCGGCTACCGGCACGACGCCCTGAACGAGCCGGAGCTGCGGGAGCTGCTGCTGCCGCTGCTGCGGGCGGACGTCGAGATGCACGAGAACTACCGGCCGCAGGGCCGGACGCCGATCGCGGCGCCGGTCACCTCGCTGCGCGGCGACGCCGACGCCCTGGTGAGCGCCGAACAGGCCCGTGAGTGGGCCGGGGCCACCACCGGCGGGTTCTCCTACCGGGAGCTCCCTGGGCAGCACATGTACCTGGTCGACGCGGCCGACGCGCTGCTGGCCGCGGTCACCGCGACCACGGCCGGCCGGGACGGCCGGTGA
- a CDS encoding putative T7SS-secreted protein translates to MAKNLGQTGDPSELVPGNPETIASTVAWLKSYGDILHSTGEGLKRIDTVEGWSGKAGDAFRHAFHGEPKKWLVAGDCFHDASTALADYRWTLAWAQERAADAIRQWNEGQSATGKARSEHQDAERNAGHELPFTDPGEGARAAANQTLKTAREQLKSAGDTAARTIAKARDKAPEEPGWLDKVGDFFSDAGDFALDLGKTAVEDLASVGNAMVHDPGAVLEVAGGLGLAALGAGGEVLGAGLDLTGAGAVIGVPVNVLSAGVIATGLGVAGIGAGQIIEDAAGPDRVHMEGNGGGGGGGAGEVRTQPSRAPDPNATPQGSTTRINPEDAAENRLALQRENESAEILAKQGYHVEQNPSVPGPKNPDYRIEGEIFDCVSPSSRSARNVGSRIEEKVLEGQTSRIVVNLADSPVEVSALKAQLHDWPIEGLQEAVVIDRQGNILHIYP, encoded by the coding sequence GTGGCCAAGAACCTCGGGCAGACCGGTGACCCCAGCGAACTCGTCCCGGGGAACCCCGAAACGATCGCCTCGACCGTCGCCTGGCTCAAGAGCTACGGCGACATCCTGCACTCGACCGGCGAGGGCCTCAAGCGCATCGACACCGTCGAAGGCTGGTCCGGCAAGGCCGGCGACGCGTTCCGGCACGCCTTCCACGGCGAGCCCAAGAAGTGGCTGGTGGCCGGCGACTGCTTCCACGACGCCTCCACGGCGCTGGCCGACTACCGGTGGACGCTGGCCTGGGCCCAGGAACGGGCCGCCGACGCGATCCGGCAGTGGAACGAGGGCCAGAGCGCCACGGGCAAGGCCAGGTCCGAGCACCAGGACGCGGAGCGCAACGCCGGGCACGAACTGCCCTTCACCGATCCCGGCGAGGGCGCCCGGGCGGCCGCGAACCAGACTCTCAAGACCGCGCGGGAGCAGCTCAAGAGCGCGGGCGACACTGCGGCGCGCACGATCGCCAAGGCCCGCGACAAGGCTCCCGAGGAGCCCGGCTGGCTGGACAAGGTGGGCGACTTCTTCTCCGACGCCGGCGACTTCGCCCTGGACCTCGGCAAGACCGCCGTCGAGGACCTGGCCTCGGTGGGCAACGCGATGGTCCACGACCCGGGCGCGGTGCTGGAGGTCGCGGGCGGCCTCGGCCTGGCCGCCCTGGGCGCCGGAGGCGAGGTGCTGGGCGCCGGCCTCGACCTCACCGGCGCGGGCGCCGTGATCGGCGTGCCCGTGAACGTGCTCTCCGCCGGGGTGATCGCCACCGGCCTGGGCGTGGCCGGCATCGGCGCGGGCCAGATCATCGAGGACGCGGCGGGCCCCGACCGGGTCCACATGGAGGGGAACGGCGGGGGCGGGGGCGGCGGCGCGGGCGAGGTCCGCACCCAGCCGTCCAGGGCCCCCGACCCCAACGCCACGCCGCAGGGGTCCACCACCCGGATCAACCCGGAGGACGCCGCCGAGAACCGGCTCGCGCTCCAGCGGGAGAACGAGTCGGCGGAGATCCTGGCGAAGCAGGGCTACCACGTCGAGCAGAACCCGTCGGTCCCCGGTCCTAAGAATCCCGACTACCGGATCGAGGGCGAGATCTTCGACTGCGTCTCACCCAGCAGCCGGAGTGCCCGGAACGTCGGTTCGAGGATCGAGGAGAAGGTCCTGGAAGGCCAGACCAGCCGGATCGTCGTCAACCTCGCGGATTCCCCGGTGGAGGTCTCGGCCCTCAAGGCCCAGCTCCACGACTGGCCGATCGAAGGGCTCCAGGAGGCCGTGGTGATCGACCGGCAGGGCAATATCCTGCACATCTACCCCTAG
- a CDS encoding SitI3 family protein — translation MSISHSFNLATPLSIAEVADVLDDVARGAGLFDTTTAAADLLTDGVVTRYGTWIRVFAPNPRPWNPLVTDLRITPTVSVAFRLDKTTDLSGQEDDVVRVVAGLLDRVPGDTVLQYHYEIIWLLRRGGELSLNERDDLWPPDRLALVPRPFTRETHVFSDED, via the coding sequence ATGTCGATCTCCCACAGCTTCAACCTGGCCACGCCACTGTCGATCGCCGAGGTGGCCGACGTGCTGGACGACGTCGCGCGGGGCGCCGGACTGTTCGATACGACCACCGCCGCGGCCGACCTGCTCACCGACGGCGTCGTCACCAGGTACGGCACCTGGATCCGGGTCTTCGCCCCCAACCCCAGGCCGTGGAACCCACTGGTCACCGACCTCCGCATCACCCCGACCGTCTCGGTCGCCTTCCGGCTGGACAAGACCACCGACCTGTCGGGACAGGAGGACGACGTCGTCCGGGTGGTCGCGGGCCTCCTGGACCGGGTCCCGGGCGACACGGTGCTCCAGTACCACTACGAGATCATCTGGCTCCTGCGACGCGGCGGCGAACTCAGCCTCAACGAGCGGGACGACCTCTGGCCGCCCGACCGCCTGGCCCTCGTCCCCCGCCCCTTCACCCGCGAGACACACGTCTTCTCCGACGAGGACTGA